The proteins below come from a single Mesobacillus jeotgali genomic window:
- a CDS encoding endonuclease I family protein — translation MILSASEAYIHNIENKSYYDAELDARVRNEYYCDTAFTPKELHSLLVRTHSSHLKYSPHDYVYPWVDLQENLQLKSLYSGQNLDPVEVIEEDLRLMETLRQGGFTASSDILFNTEHVVPQSWFDGDEPMRGDLHHLFTCEPACNSMRSNHPYHDFSSYEPELAASGIRSGCGMVEEGKFEPEYGKGIVARAVFYFAIRYMDVIKLDAQMDFKLLLGWHQEHPVTLYEKHRNAAIQELQGNRNPFIDFPELAGDLLGL, via the coding sequence ATGATTCTTTCGGCTAGTGAGGCGTATATCCATAACATCGAGAATAAATCGTATTATGATGCAGAGCTGGATGCTCGAGTTCGCAATGAGTATTATTGCGATACTGCTTTTACACCAAAAGAGCTCCATTCTCTGCTGGTCCGGACACATTCCTCCCATTTAAAGTATTCGCCGCATGATTACGTTTATCCATGGGTGGACTTGCAGGAGAACCTTCAGCTGAAGAGCCTGTATTCAGGACAAAACCTTGACCCTGTCGAGGTGATTGAGGAGGATTTGCGACTCATGGAGACTCTTAGGCAAGGAGGATTTACAGCCAGTTCTGATATTCTTTTTAATACTGAACATGTTGTTCCACAATCATGGTTTGATGGTGATGAGCCAATGCGAGGCGACCTCCACCACTTGTTTACCTGTGAGCCAGCCTGCAACAGCATGAGAAGCAATCACCCTTATCATGATTTCTCATCCTATGAACCTGAACTTGCTGCTTCAGGCATTAGGTCTGGCTGCGGCATGGTGGAAGAAGGGAAATTCGAACCGGAATATGGCAAGGGTATTGTCGCGAGAGCCGTTTTTTATTTTGCAATAAGATATATGGATGTCATCAAGCTTGATGCACAGATGGACTTCAAGCTTCTGCTTGGCTGGCATCAGGAACACCCTGTTACTCTATATGAAAAGCATCGGAATGCCGCAATACAGGAACTCCAGGGGAACCGAAATCCTTTTATTGATTTTCCGGAGTTGGCTGGAGACTTGCTTGGCTTATAA
- a CDS encoding S8 family peptidase yields the protein MEQGVHVIPYTVIDEAEEIKEVPKGVELIQAPKLWNETKGKGIKVAVLDTGCETTHPDLKDRIIGGRNFTDDDRGNPDLYTDYNGHGTHVAGTIAAQENESGVIGVAPEAGLLIVKVLNKAGSGRYEWIINGIHYAIEQEADIISMSLGGPADVPELHEAIQAAVKKNILVVCAAGNEGDGDDSTNEFAYPGAYNEVISVGAVNLERGSSDFTNSHNEIDVVAPGERITSTYLNGKYATLSGTSMAAPHVSGALALIKTYAKAHFERELTEPELYAQLVKRTVPLGNSPKLEGNGLVYLTVPEHLAEIFDQSFKTMVMDAI from the coding sequence ATGGAGCAAGGTGTTCACGTTATTCCTTATACCGTGATTGATGAAGCGGAGGAAATCAAAGAGGTGCCAAAAGGTGTTGAGCTGATCCAGGCACCCAAGCTTTGGAATGAAACAAAAGGAAAAGGAATTAAGGTTGCTGTATTGGATACTGGCTGTGAAACGACACACCCTGATTTAAAGGACCGAATCATTGGCGGAAGGAATTTTACAGATGATGACCGTGGCAACCCTGATCTTTATACGGACTACAATGGTCATGGTACACATGTGGCAGGCACGATTGCCGCTCAGGAAAATGAGTCTGGCGTCATCGGCGTTGCCCCAGAAGCCGGGCTGCTGATTGTAAAGGTGTTGAACAAGGCCGGTTCAGGCAGGTATGAATGGATTATCAATGGAATTCACTATGCCATTGAGCAGGAAGCAGATATTATCTCGATGTCGCTTGGCGGACCAGCTGACGTACCCGAATTGCACGAGGCAATTCAAGCCGCTGTTAAAAAGAATATCCTCGTCGTTTGTGCTGCTGGCAATGAGGGAGATGGCGACGATTCTACCAATGAATTCGCCTACCCTGGTGCATATAACGAAGTCATCAGTGTTGGAGCTGTAAACCTTGAACGAGGCTCATCCGATTTTACCAACTCCCATAATGAAATTGATGTCGTGGCTCCCGGTGAGCGAATCACTTCAACCTACCTCAATGGAAAATACGCGACTTTGAGCGGTACCTCTATGGCTGCTCCGCACGTATCCGGTGCACTGGCATTGATCAAGACATATGCAAAAGCCCATTTTGAGCGAGAATTGACAGAACCAGAGTTGTACGCGCAACTGGTCAAGCGGACAGTCCCGCTCGGTAACTCACCAAAGCTGGAGGGCAACGGTCTTGTTTACCTGACTGTGCCTGAGCATCTGGCTGAAATCTTCGACCAGAGCTTTAAAACGATGGTTATGGATGCGATATGA
- a CDS encoding YbaK family protein → MNVVTTFVDKRKQKQVKYERAMLRELSINILQGRVKQYFGSSRLTSNLIMNSGIEEACYDVAIEAYLLGAKFSRFGYFGEPIEAVKPRCEKEERHLIDTLYNFFLFWGKGEEGAGSEELYYLCEQYVDSWWREGFMKGEKKYKLRLH, encoded by the coding sequence TTGAACGTCGTAACGACATTTGTAGATAAAAGAAAACAAAAACAAGTGAAATATGAGCGAGCGATGCTCCGTGAATTATCCATCAACATCCTGCAGGGCAGGGTGAAACAATATTTTGGCTCATCAAGGCTGACCTCGAACCTGATCATGAATTCAGGAATCGAAGAAGCTTGTTATGATGTAGCGATAGAAGCCTATTTACTTGGTGCCAAGTTCAGCCGGTTTGGGTATTTCGGTGAACCAATAGAGGCAGTTAAACCTCGCTGTGAAAAAGAAGAGCGCCATTTGATTGACACCTTATATAACTTTTTCCTATTTTGGGGGAAGGGTGAAGAGGGAGCCGGTTCCGAAGAGCTTTATTATTTATGCGAACAGTATGTCGACAGCTGGTGGAGAGAAGGATTCATGAAGGGTGAAAAGAAGTATAAGCTAAGATTGCACTAG
- the cwlD gene encoding N-acetylmuramoyl-L-alanine amidase CwlD, giving the protein MLKKLKIGLFAAGLAVLFLILQYDFADNDSWESWNLPLSGKIIYLDPGHGGVDPGAGEEEPFEKDIALNVSLKLRDYLQQQGALVIMTRETDVDLADKGLKGYSKRKVQDLKRRLDLINESEADFFATIHLNAIPSSKWKGAQTFYSTNYKENKRAAKLIQDELRRNLENTDRDAKAANSIYLLKHTNKPGVLVEIGFLSNPQEAANLKDEAYQEKIAASIYDGMLRYFTDEQKFWEK; this is encoded by the coding sequence ATGCTGAAGAAACTCAAAATCGGATTATTTGCAGCCGGCCTTGCCGTGCTTTTCCTAATATTGCAGTATGACTTTGCCGACAATGATTCTTGGGAATCCTGGAACCTGCCGCTTTCGGGGAAAATCATCTATCTTGACCCAGGGCATGGAGGGGTTGATCCCGGAGCAGGGGAAGAGGAACCCTTTGAAAAAGATATCGCGCTCAATGTTTCCCTGAAATTGCGGGATTATCTCCAGCAACAGGGGGCTCTCGTCATTATGACGCGCGAAACAGATGTCGACCTAGCGGATAAAGGCCTTAAAGGCTACAGTAAGCGAAAGGTACAGGATTTAAAAAGAAGACTGGATTTGATTAATGAATCCGAAGCTGATTTTTTTGCGACGATCCATTTGAATGCGATTCCCTCATCAAAATGGAAAGGGGCGCAAACATTCTACTCCACTAATTACAAAGAAAACAAACGCGCCGCCAAACTAATCCAGGACGAATTACGCAGGAACCTTGAAAACACAGATCGAGATGCAAAGGCAGCGAATAGCATCTATTTGCTGAAGCATACCAATAAGCCGGGTGTACTGGTCGAAATCGGATTTTTATCCAATCCGCAGGAAGCGGCAAACCTGAAAGATGAAGCCTATCAGGAAAAGATAGCGGCCTCCATTTATGACGGGATGCTCCGTTATTTTACAGATGAACAGAAATTTTGGGAAAAATAA
- a CDS encoding Mrp/NBP35 family ATP-binding protein, translated as MLTEAKVRESLKDLKEPFLHKTLEEINAIEEIKIKEEKNHVSVKIAIAKTGTAEQLQLQTEIVNILKGAGAASVGLRFSELPAEVLSKFQTAAPEEEEGLLSPNNQTTFIAIASGKGGVGKSTVSVNLAVSLARLGKKVGLVDADIYGFSVPDMMGITKRPVVRGERIIPVERHGVKVISMGFFVEDNAPIIWRGPMLGKMLNSFFNEVEWGELDYLLLDLPPGTGDVALDVHTMLPSCKEIIVTTPHPTAAFVAARAGAMALRTEHEILGVIENMSYFESKLTEEKEYVFGQGGGEKLADELNTQLLGKLPLGQPTWNEEDFAPSIYQEDDKIGAIYTNIAQQVVQMLEK; from the coding sequence ATGTTAACTGAAGCAAAGGTGCGAGAAAGTTTAAAAGACCTTAAGGAACCATTTTTACATAAAACACTCGAAGAAATAAATGCAATCGAAGAAATCAAAATCAAAGAAGAGAAGAATCATGTAAGCGTTAAAATAGCTATCGCGAAAACAGGTACAGCTGAACAGCTGCAGCTGCAGACGGAGATTGTCAATATTTTAAAAGGCGCCGGAGCGGCATCAGTTGGCTTGCGCTTCTCTGAACTTCCTGCAGAAGTTCTTTCGAAGTTCCAGACAGCGGCTCCTGAAGAAGAGGAAGGCCTGCTTTCTCCTAATAACCAAACAACGTTCATTGCGATTGCGAGCGGAAAAGGCGGAGTAGGGAAATCAACGGTATCCGTGAACCTTGCTGTCTCTCTTGCGCGTTTAGGTAAAAAAGTCGGACTTGTTGATGCGGACATCTATGGTTTCAGTGTTCCTGACATGATGGGCATCACAAAACGCCCGGTTGTAAGAGGGGAAAGAATCATTCCTGTTGAAAGGCACGGAGTAAAGGTCATCTCCATGGGATTCTTTGTGGAAGATAATGCACCGATCATCTGGCGCGGGCCAATGCTTGGTAAAATGCTGAACAGCTTCTTCAATGAAGTTGAATGGGGAGAGCTCGACTATCTCCTATTGGACCTGCCTCCAGGAACAGGGGACGTGGCGTTGGATGTGCACACCATGCTGCCATCATGTAAAGAAATCATCGTTACTACACCACACCCGACAGCGGCATTTGTTGCGGCACGTGCTGGTGCGATGGCGCTTCGAACAGAACATGAGATCCTAGGTGTCATTGAAAACATGTCCTACTTTGAAAGCAAGCTGACCGAGGAAAAAGAATATGTCTTTGGACAAGGCGGCGGCGAAAAGTTAGCGGACGAGCTTAATACACAGCTGTTAGGCAAACTGCCATTAGGCCAGCCAACATGGAATGAAGAAGACTTTGCACCATCCATTTATCAGGAAGACGATAAAATTGGAGCGATTTATACGAATATTGCCCAGCAAGTTGTGCAAATGCTTGAAAAATAA
- the gerD gene encoding spore germination lipoprotein GerD, whose protein sequence is MKKLMKYILPASFLLLAAGCAAPAESAGGQVDYEETKKMVVDILKTDDGKKAIQEVMGDDGMKEKLIMDQPVVIDTVEKTMTSEKGMEFWKKSFEDPKFAESVAKSMKKENEKLLKDLMKDPEYKGMMIEVMKDPELEKELTTLLKSKEYREHLQKVMTETFESPLFKAKLQALIVKAAEEMPTQKPEGGSEEGGGGSGGGGGEESGGGSGGQ, encoded by the coding sequence ATGAAGAAACTCATGAAGTATATACTCCCTGCTTCCTTTTTACTTTTAGCTGCCGGCTGCGCTGCTCCAGCCGAGTCAGCAGGGGGGCAAGTCGATTATGAGGAAACAAAGAAGATGGTTGTCGATATCCTGAAGACTGACGATGGCAAAAAAGCGATTCAGGAAGTCATGGGTGACGATGGCATGAAGGAAAAGCTAATAATGGACCAGCCGGTCGTAATTGATACAGTCGAAAAAACAATGACATCCGAAAAAGGCATGGAGTTTTGGAAAAAATCCTTTGAAGATCCAAAATTCGCTGAGAGCGTTGCAAAAAGCATGAAGAAGGAAAATGAAAAGCTGTTAAAGGATCTTATGAAGGATCCAGAATATAAGGGCATGATGATTGAGGTAATGAAAGACCCGGAGCTTGAAAAGGAATTGACCACTTTGCTGAAAAGCAAAGAATACCGGGAGCATTTGCAAAAGGTCATGACTGAAACCTTTGAAAGCCCATTATTCAAAGCAAAGCTTCAGGCATTGATTGTCAAAGCTGCTGAGGAAATGCCAACTCAGAAACCTGAAGGTGGCTCCGAAGAAGGCGGCGGAGGTTCCGGAGGCGGTGGCGGCGAAGAATCAGGCGGAGGTTCTGGAGGACAGTAA
- a CDS encoding KinB-signaling pathway activation protein, producing MTSRNWVHLFLTTLVVGAVTTAVVGFIVRWSEFQQLLSDFNILEFLSILVWLMGVGLIFSILSQMGFFAYLTVHRFGLGIFKSLWNPVQVLLIAFVLFDLVYLRFTIFAESGESIISYLGLAVIVLAAGLIVAFMKVKQTNKEAFIPALFFMVVVTVIEWVPVLRVNEHSWLYLMLFPLLVCNAYQLLVLHKLNQRSLQERKALEEKAKTKTKTSKKAQKKPSNA from the coding sequence GTGACAAGCCGTAATTGGGTACATTTATTTCTCACCACCCTGGTTGTTGGAGCGGTGACAACTGCTGTGGTTGGTTTTATTGTCCGCTGGAGTGAATTCCAGCAGCTATTAAGTGATTTCAACATTCTTGAATTCCTTTCAATTTTAGTATGGCTAATGGGTGTTGGTCTTATATTTAGCATTCTTAGCCAAATGGGTTTCTTTGCATATTTGACGGTACATCGCTTTGGTCTTGGAATTTTTAAATCTCTATGGAATCCAGTACAGGTTCTGTTGATTGCCTTTGTATTGTTTGACCTTGTATATCTGCGTTTTACCATATTTGCGGAAAGCGGCGAGAGTATCATTTCCTATTTGGGCCTCGCGGTGATCGTACTGGCAGCGGGGCTGATTGTGGCGTTCATGAAGGTTAAGCAGACAAATAAAGAGGCATTTATACCAGCATTATTTTTCATGGTTGTCGTAACGGTGATTGAATGGGTGCCGGTCCTCCGAGTGAACGAGCATAGCTGGCTATATCTCATGCTATTCCCATTATTAGTATGTAATGCCTATCAGCTATTGGTTCTGCATAAGCTTAACCAGAGGTCACTCCAGGAACGGAAAGCCCTTGAAGAAAAGGCTAAGACAAAGACAAAAACAAGTAAAAAGGCACAAAAAAAGCCGTCCAACGCATAG
- the pdaB gene encoding polysaccharide deacetylase family sporulation protein PdaB, whose product MNFFYVMNAKSIKTAFVIVIAAFFTAWFFYMENMVQIPAFSAKDGPKAIYKGEKDLALTFNIGWGDEKAEPILDVLKKEKAGAVTFFLSGSWAERHPDLVNRMVKEGYEIGMLGYEYKDYTDLEDDKIRRDILKAQEAFKKLNVKNIELLRAPTGHFDQRTLKIAERLGYTVVHWSLDTKDWTNPGTDVIAANASKAKKGDILLMHASDSAKQTAEALPLVLKDIRSKNLKMVTVSEMIANGDSKSAEIK is encoded by the coding sequence ATGAATTTCTTTTACGTAATGAATGCGAAGTCGATTAAAACAGCTTTTGTCATTGTAATTGCAGCCTTTTTTACAGCTTGGTTTTTTTACATGGAAAACATGGTGCAAATCCCTGCTTTTTCAGCTAAGGACGGTCCTAAGGCCATCTACAAAGGAGAAAAGGATTTGGCTTTGACCTTTAATATTGGCTGGGGCGATGAAAAAGCGGAACCGATCCTTGACGTCCTGAAGAAAGAGAAAGCAGGAGCGGTAACCTTCTTCTTATCAGGCTCCTGGGCAGAAAGGCATCCAGACTTGGTGAACCGAATGGTGAAAGAAGGTTATGAAATTGGTATGCTGGGCTATGAGTATAAGGATTATACCGATCTTGAGGATGATAAAATCAGGCGTGATATCCTAAAGGCTCAGGAGGCATTTAAAAAGCTTAATGTTAAGAACATTGAGCTGCTGCGGGCCCCTACCGGTCACTTTGACCAACGGACACTGAAAATTGCTGAGCGCCTTGGATATACGGTAGTCCACTGGAGTCTTGACACAAAGGATTGGACGAATCCTGGTACTGATGTAATCGCCGCGAATGCTTCTAAAGCAAAAAAAGGAGATATCCTGTTAATGCATGCTTCTGATTCAGCTAAGCAAACAGCGGAAGCACTTCCTCTGGTCTTAAAAGACATCAGGTCGAAAAATTTGAAAATGGTCACAGTTTCAGAAATGATCGCCAATGGTGACTCTAAATCAGCAGAAATAAAATAA
- the rocF gene encoding arginase codes for MKKLSIIGMPMDLGQMRRGVDMGPSAIRYAGINERLRVLFDEIEDLGDIAVGRPEVKIDPNSNLRNLELVAEKNSLLADEVDRIIESGSFPLVLGGDHSIAIGTLAGVSKHYKNLGVIWYDAHGDLNTAETSPSGNIHGMPLAASLGLGHEMLTQLGGFAPKVKAENIVIIGARALDEGEKDLIKEMGIKVFTMHEIDRLGMAAVIEETVNYLKDKTDGVHLSLDLDGLDPTDAPGVGTPVTGGISYRESHLAMEMLAESKIITSAEFVEVNPILDEKNKTAVAAVALMGSLFGEKLL; via the coding sequence ATGAAGAAACTTTCGATTATTGGTATGCCGATGGATTTGGGTCAGATGAGAAGGGGAGTCGACATGGGCCCAAGTGCAATCCGTTATGCTGGAATAAATGAAAGACTGAGAGTGTTATTTGATGAGATAGAGGATTTGGGAGATATCGCAGTTGGCAGACCTGAGGTGAAGATTGATCCTAACAGCAATCTTCGCAACCTGGAATTAGTTGCTGAGAAAAATAGTTTGCTTGCTGATGAGGTAGACAGGATTATAGAATCAGGATCATTCCCGCTTGTATTAGGCGGTGATCATAGCATTGCGATCGGGACATTGGCAGGTGTATCCAAGCATTATAAGAACCTGGGTGTCATCTGGTATGATGCGCATGGTGACTTGAATACAGCGGAAACTTCTCCGTCTGGTAATATCCACGGAATGCCGCTGGCTGCGAGCCTGGGTTTGGGTCATGAAATGCTGACTCAATTAGGCGGATTCGCGCCAAAAGTAAAGGCGGAAAACATTGTCATTATCGGAGCACGTGCGCTGGATGAGGGTGAGAAGGACCTGATTAAGGAAATGGGCATTAAAGTGTTCACAATGCACGAAATCGATCGCCTAGGAATGGCAGCGGTCATTGAGGAAACAGTCAACTATCTTAAAGATAAGACGGATGGTGTCCACCTTTCTCTTGATCTGGATGGGCTGGATCCAACAGATGCACCTGGTGTCGGTACGCCGGTAACGGGAGGCATCAGTTATCGTGAAAGCCATCTGGCAATGGAGATGCTGGCTGAATCAAAAATCATCACATCAGCTGAATTTGTCGAAGTCAACCCAATCCTTGATGAAAAGAACAAGACAGCTGTCGCGGCAGTGGCGTTGATGGGGTCTTTATTTGGTGAAAAACTTCTGTAA
- a CDS encoding aspartyl-phosphate phosphatase Spo0E family protein: MCAETLLKDIENCRKEMVELAAKTSLANQRVVDISTKLDHLLNKYYHLSSKKTFLY; the protein is encoded by the coding sequence ATGTGTGCAGAAACGTTGCTGAAGGATATTGAAAATTGCCGTAAAGAAATGGTTGAATTAGCCGCAAAAACCTCGCTGGCAAATCAACGGGTTGTAGACATCAGCACTAAACTCGACCATTTACTAAATAAATATTATCACTTATCTTCAAAAAAGACATTCCTATATTAA
- the sigW gene encoding RNA polymerase sigma factor SigW: METIVKHRIKQVLKGDQNAYGEIVEVYKDKVFQLCYRMLGNRHEAEDIAQEAFIRAYININSFNQNLKFSTWLYRIATNLCIDRIRKKKPDYFLDAEVPGTEGLTMYSQVPSETPLPEDEVESIELHDTIQKEISKLPDKYRSVIVLKYIEELSLNEISEILDLPLGTVKTRIHRGREALRQQLRHV; this comes from the coding sequence ATGGAGACAATCGTAAAACACAGAATAAAGCAAGTACTCAAGGGAGACCAGAATGCCTATGGAGAGATTGTTGAGGTATACAAGGACAAGGTATTCCAACTTTGCTACCGTATGCTCGGGAATCGGCACGAGGCAGAAGATATTGCACAGGAGGCTTTTATCCGTGCATATATCAATATTAACAGCTTCAATCAAAACTTGAAGTTTTCTACATGGCTGTATAGAATAGCTACTAACCTATGTATTGACCGGATCCGCAAAAAGAAACCGGATTATTTCCTTGATGCGGAAGTACCTGGAACAGAAGGCTTGACGATGTATTCCCAGGTTCCATCTGAAACACCCTTACCAGAGGATGAAGTAGAAAGTATCGAATTGCATGATACCATCCAAAAAGAAATATCAAAACTACCCGATAAATATCGGTCTGTAATCGTATTAAAGTATATTGAAGAACTTAGCCTCAATGAGATCAGTGAAATACTGGATTTGCCGCTTGGCACGGTGAAGACGAGGATCCATCGAGGAAGAGAAGCCTTAAGGCAGCAGTTGCGACACGTATAA
- a CDS encoding anti-sigma factor family protein — protein sequence MKCSEQIIDYMHEYLDEEISEEHEKVLREHLQSCSDCQEYFREMNKSIALVQSTSHIQAPDDFTSKVMAGLPKEKKKTEIQRWFRSHPFITAASLFLALMTGSIFSTWNEEHQFSVSKQPNLIVENDTVIVPEGEVVKGDVVVRNGKVKIEGEVQGNVTVINGELINAENYMASAGNVTGEITEVNEVFEWIWYHIKKTAKNTADLFENDEKEQSFQ from the coding sequence ATGAAATGTTCCGAACAAATTATCGACTATATGCATGAATACTTAGATGAAGAAATCTCCGAAGAACATGAAAAGGTACTAAGAGAGCACCTGCAAAGCTGTTCAGATTGCCAGGAATACTTCAGGGAGATGAATAAGTCAATCGCTCTTGTGCAGAGCACTTCCCATATCCAGGCACCAGATGATTTTACTTCAAAAGTGATGGCCGGCCTGCCGAAGGAAAAGAAAAAGACGGAAATCCAACGCTGGTTCAGGAGCCATCCATTTATAACGGCTGCCTCGCTTTTCCTGGCGTTGATGACTGGCAGCATCTTTTCGACTTGGAATGAAGAACACCAGTTTTCCGTATCGAAGCAGCCTAATCTGATTGTTGAGAATGATACGGTTATCGTACCTGAAGGGGAAGTCGTCAAAGGAGATGTCGTTGTCAGGAATGGCAAGGTGAAAATAGAAGGCGAGGTCCAGGGTAATGTCACAGTGATCAACGGTGAGCTGATCAATGCTGAGAATTATATGGCATCAGCCGGAAATGTCACCGGTGAAATAACAGAGGTTAATGAAGTGTTCGAGTGGATCTGGTACCATATTAAAAAAACAGCTAAAAACACGGCAGATCTTTTTGAGAACGACGAAAAGGAACAGTCATTCCAATAG
- the cdaA gene encoding diadenylate cyclase CdaA gives MSFADFDFLEYLANIVDILLVWFVIYKLIAIIRGTKAVQLLKGIFVILIVKFISDYFGLNTLSWMMEQVLTWGFLAIIIIFQPELRRALEQIGRGRLFSRTGLQEEEDEEKMVEAIIKATDYMAKRRIGALISIERETGMSDYIETGIQLQSKISSELLINLFIPNTPLHDGAVVIQKNIVAAAACYLPLSESPFISKELGTRHRAALGISEVTDSITIVVSEETGNVSVTRNGELYRDLSGETLRELLTAELVSPSRIKQAASTRWNWRGKKNG, from the coding sequence ATGTCGTTTGCGGATTTCGATTTTTTAGAATATCTAGCTAATATTGTTGACATTCTCCTGGTTTGGTTCGTCATTTACAAGCTGATTGCAATTATTCGAGGTACGAAGGCTGTCCAGCTTTTAAAAGGGATTTTTGTCATCCTGATTGTAAAGTTTATCAGTGATTACTTCGGATTGAATACGCTCAGCTGGATGATGGAACAAGTACTAACCTGGGGATTCCTGGCCATTATCATCATCTTCCAGCCTGAATTGCGGCGGGCACTCGAACAGATCGGCAGAGGGCGGCTTTTTTCCAGAACAGGTCTGCAGGAAGAAGAAGACGAAGAGAAGATGGTGGAGGCTATTATCAAGGCAACCGATTATATGGCCAAGCGCCGGATCGGGGCATTGATCTCAATTGAAAGAGAAACAGGAATGAGTGATTACATAGAGACAGGCATCCAGCTTCAATCAAAAATCTCCTCTGAACTGTTGATTAATCTTTTTATACCGAATACGCCGCTTCATGATGGAGCTGTGGTGATACAGAAAAACATCGTCGCTGCGGCTGCTTGTTATTTGCCGCTGTCGGAAAGTCCTTTCATTTCGAAGGAACTGGGTACAAGGCACAGAGCCGCGCTCGGAATCAGTGAAGTAACCGACAGTATCACAATTGTCGTGTCTGAGGAAACAGGGAATGTATCGGTTACCCGGAATGGCGAACTTTACAGGGACTTGAGCGGGGAAACGCTAAGGGAACTGCTTACAGCCGAGCTGGTTTCGCCATCAAGAATCAAGCAGGCAGCTTCTACCCGCTGGAATTGGAGGGGGAAGAAAAATGGATAA
- a CDS encoding YbbR-like domain-containing protein, translating to MDKWMDNPWFIKVVALVLAVLLFGSVPKNDPDKPGDVNVPSDEKVETIEEVPVKRIYDTDTLVVSGVPETVSVTLQGPKNLVQQAKTLRNFEVFVDLTDAEIGNQRVPITIKDVSDRLTVTIEPGYANVSIQEKVTKEFSVEAEFNGNIVEEGYIAEKPSVKPNKVQITGAKDVIDRITYVKATVNSSGKVSDTITREASILALDKDMNKLDVVVEPGVVEVTIPIKSSSKKVPIDIVRKGTPPSGVTIDSITLETKEAEIIADPGVLEKFDRVRVEVDVSKIEEDTEITLPVIIGEGIVRVSPETVKVAVKVTTASEINISNVPIEIDGMDAGYEVNFLDPADGQTNLTVSGPSEIVSALSSDDFKVLIDVSELEEGNHEVEMKVTAPQNITWKLAKETASISVAKKDA from the coding sequence ATGGATAAATGGATGGATAATCCCTGGTTCATAAAAGTCGTTGCCCTTGTTCTTGCTGTCCTGCTGTTTGGATCTGTACCTAAAAACGATCCAGATAAGCCTGGCGATGTGAATGTACCATCAGATGAAAAGGTGGAGACGATTGAAGAAGTGCCGGTAAAAAGGATTTATGATACCGATACTTTGGTAGTATCAGGTGTTCCTGAAACAGTTTCCGTCACGCTTCAAGGACCGAAGAATTTGGTGCAGCAGGCGAAGACACTGAGGAACTTCGAAGTGTTCGTTGATTTAACAGATGCCGAAATCGGCAATCAGCGAGTGCCGATCACGATTAAAGATGTCTCAGACCGCCTGACCGTAACCATCGAACCTGGGTATGCAAATGTTTCAATCCAGGAAAAGGTTACGAAGGAATTCAGTGTGGAGGCAGAATTCAACGGGAATATAGTGGAGGAAGGCTATATAGCTGAAAAGCCGTCAGTAAAGCCTAATAAAGTCCAAATAACAGGTGCAAAGGATGTTATCGACAGAATCACGTATGTGAAAGCAACTGTCAATTCTTCCGGGAAGGTGTCAGACACCATCACGCGAGAAGCAAGTATTCTTGCGCTGGATAAAGATATGAATAAACTTGATGTTGTTGTCGAACCTGGCGTTGTCGAGGTAACGATTCCGATTAAAAGCTCAAGCAAAAAGGTACCAATTGATATTGTCCGGAAAGGAACTCCTCCAAGCGGGGTAACAATCGATTCAATCACTTTGGAAACGAAGGAAGCTGAGATCATCGCTGACCCAGGTGTTCTCGAGAAATTTGATCGTGTCAGGGTCGAAGTGGATGTAAGCAAGATTGAGGAGGATACGGAAATCACCCTTCCAGTCATTATTGGTGAAGGAATTGTCCGGGTTTCCCCTGAAACGGTAAAAGTGGCTGTAAAAGTCACAACGGCTTCCGAGATAAACATCTCTAATGTTCCAATAGAAATTGATGGGATGGATGCCGGCTATGAAGTCAATTTCCTTGATCCCGCAGATGGCCAGACTAATTTGACCGTTTCTGGACCGAGTGAGATTGTTTCGGCCCTGTCATCCGATGATTTTAAAGTCTTGATCGATGTGTCGGAACTTGAGGAAGGGAATCATGAAGTCGAGATGAAGGTGACAGCACCTCAAAATATAACGTGGAAGCTGGCTAAAGAAACGGCCAGTATATCGGTTGCGAAAAAAGATGCGTAA